In Thermus islandicus DSM 21543, a genomic segment contains:
- a CDS encoding DUF4870 domain-containing protein: MDAPQTDRDRTWAAVAHLAPLVGYFVLIGQILLPLAILLWGPRSPFVQAHAKESLNGQISYTLYGLFLLLLALTVVGLVLVLPLGVFLLGLALYNMVMGALAAGRGEGYRYALILRLVP, translated from the coding sequence ATGGATGCTCCTCAGACCGACAGGGACCGCACCTGGGCCGCGGTGGCCCACCTCGCCCCCCTGGTGGGGTACTTCGTCCTCATCGGCCAGATCCTCCTTCCCCTCGCCATCCTCCTCTGGGGGCCGAGGAGCCCCTTCGTCCAGGCCCACGCCAAGGAATCCCTGAACGGACAGATCAGCTACACCCTCTACGGGCTTTTCCTCCTCCTTCTGGCCCTGACCGTGGTGGGGCTGGTCCTGGTCCTCCCCCTCGGGGTTTTCCTCTTGGGCCTCGCCCTCTACAACATGGTGATGGGGGCCCTCGCCGCCGGTCGGGGAGAGGGGTACCGCTACGCCCTTATCCTTCGCCTCGTCCCTTGA
- the rsmF gene encoding 16S rRNA (cytosine(1407)-C(5))-methyltransferase RsmF — MLPKAFLTRMAGLLGEEFPAFLKALTEGRRTYGLRVNTLKLSPEAFRRISPWGLWPIPWCEEGFYYEEASRPGPHPFFYAGLYYIQEPSAQAVGVLLDPRPGERVLDLAAAPGGKTTHLAARMGGKGLLLANEVDGKRLKGLLENVERWGAGLAVTQSPPRALAEALGAYFHRVLLDAPCSGEGMFRKDREAVRHWGPSAPRRMAEVQESLLAQAARLVGPGGVLVYSTCTFAPEENEGVVARFLRAHPEFRLEDARLHPLFAPGVPEWGDGNPELRQTARLWPHRLEGEGHFLARFRREGGTWGTPPKERPSPLSQEARRVLKAFLEEAGLSLEGPILERAGHLYLLPEELPALFGLKAPAPGLYLGKVQKGRFLPSRALALAFGATLPWPEGLPRLALLPEDPRALAFATGEGVAWEGEDLPLALVVLRTAVGEFPLDFGKAKRGVLRPLGMGL; from the coding sequence GTGCTGCCCAAGGCCTTCCTCACCCGGATGGCCGGGCTTTTGGGGGAGGAGTTCCCTGCCTTCCTCAAGGCCCTCACGGAGGGAAGGCGCACCTATGGCCTTAGGGTGAACACCCTGAAGCTTTCCCCCGAGGCCTTTCGGCGGATCTCCCCCTGGGGCCTATGGCCCATCCCCTGGTGCGAAGAGGGCTTCTACTATGAGGAGGCCTCGAGGCCCGGCCCCCACCCCTTCTTCTACGCCGGGCTTTACTACATCCAGGAGCCAAGCGCCCAGGCGGTGGGGGTTCTCCTGGACCCGAGGCCCGGGGAAAGGGTCTTGGACTTGGCGGCGGCCCCGGGGGGCAAGACCACCCACCTCGCCGCCCGGATGGGGGGGAAGGGGCTTCTCCTCGCCAACGAGGTGGATGGGAAGCGGCTTAAGGGGCTTTTGGAGAATGTGGAGCGCTGGGGGGCGGGGCTGGCCGTGACCCAAAGCCCCCCCCGGGCCTTGGCCGAGGCCTTGGGGGCCTACTTCCACCGGGTGCTTCTGGACGCCCCCTGCTCGGGAGAGGGGATGTTCCGCAAGGACCGGGAAGCGGTGCGGCACTGGGGCCCCTCGGCCCCCAGGCGGATGGCTGAGGTGCAGGAGAGCCTCCTCGCCCAAGCGGCGAGGCTGGTGGGGCCTGGGGGGGTTCTGGTCTACTCCACCTGCACCTTTGCCCCCGAGGAGAACGAGGGGGTGGTGGCCCGCTTCCTCCGGGCGCACCCGGAGTTCCGCCTCGAGGACGCCCGCCTCCATCCCCTCTTCGCCCCCGGGGTGCCCGAGTGGGGGGACGGGAACCCGGAGCTTAGGCAGACCGCAAGGCTCTGGCCCCACCGCCTCGAGGGGGAGGGACACTTCCTGGCCCGCTTCCGCAGGGAGGGCGGGACCTGGGGCACGCCCCCCAAGGAGCGCCCTTCCCCCCTCTCCCAAGAGGCGAGGCGGGTCCTCAAGGCCTTCTTGGAGGAGGCGGGGCTTTCCCTGGAGGGGCCCATCCTGGAGCGGGCGGGCCACCTCTACCTCCTTCCCGAGGAGCTTCCCGCCCTCTTTGGCCTCAAAGCCCCCGCCCCCGGCCTCTACCTGGGGAAGGTGCAGAAGGGCCGCTTCCTCCCCTCCAGGGCCCTCGCCCTCGCCTTTGGGGCCACCCTCCCTTGGCCCGAGGGGCTTCCCCGCCTCGCCCTCCTCCCCGAGGACCCTAGGGCCCTGGCCTTCGCCACCGGGGAGGGGGTGGCGTGGGAGGGGGAGGACCTCCCCCTGGCCCTGGTGGTGCTGAGGACGGCGGTGGGGGAGTTCCCCCTGGACTTCGGCAAGGCCAAGCGGGGGGTCTTGAGGCCCTTGGGGATGGGACTTTAG
- the aroC gene encoding chorismate synthase, which produces MRFLTAGESHGPELLAIIEGLPSGLPLTEEDINPWLEKRQQGYGRGRRMAIERDRVEFRAGVRAGRTTGAPVALAIRNADFKNWVEIMDPAPGNEPRKRALTAPRPGHADLPGGLKYGHKDLRDVLERASARETAMRVAVGAVALKLLALLGVEGVGYVAGMAGVWSRIPFSWELLPRIEASPVRMTDPEAEAEVIRRVDQAKAEGDTLGGVIEARFRGLVPGLGSHVHWDRKLDGRLAQMALSIPAVKGVEIGPAFENAMKRGSEVHDPIYWSPERGFHRETNRAGGLEGGMTTGEELVLRAALKPIATLMRPLPTVDVVTHEPKEAARERSDTTAVPAASVILCALSAIVLAQAYLEKFGGDTLEEVQERVARYRERVRAY; this is translated from the coding sequence ATGAGGTTCCTCACCGCAGGCGAGTCCCACGGGCCCGAGCTCCTCGCCATCATTGAGGGGCTTCCCTCCGGGCTTCCCCTCACGGAGGAGGACATCAACCCCTGGCTGGAGAAGCGGCAGCAGGGCTACGGGCGGGGCCGACGCATGGCCATTGAGCGGGATCGGGTGGAGTTCCGCGCTGGCGTAAGGGCCGGGCGCACCACGGGGGCCCCCGTGGCCCTGGCCATCCGGAACGCCGACTTCAAAAACTGGGTGGAGATCATGGACCCGGCCCCGGGGAACGAGCCCCGCAAAAGGGCCCTCACCGCCCCGAGGCCGGGCCACGCCGACCTCCCTGGGGGCCTCAAGTACGGGCACAAGGACCTGAGGGACGTCCTGGAAAGGGCGAGCGCCCGGGAGACCGCCATGCGGGTAGCGGTGGGGGCGGTGGCCCTCAAGCTCCTCGCCCTCCTTGGGGTGGAGGGGGTGGGGTACGTGGCCGGGATGGCCGGGGTGTGGAGCCGCATCCCCTTCTCCTGGGAGCTTCTGCCCCGCATAGAGGCGAGCCCGGTGCGCATGACCGACCCCGAGGCCGAGGCCGAGGTGATCCGGCGCGTGGACCAGGCCAAGGCGGAGGGGGACACCCTAGGGGGCGTCATTGAGGCCCGCTTCCGGGGGCTCGTGCCGGGCCTTGGAAGCCACGTCCACTGGGACCGGAAGCTGGACGGCCGCCTGGCCCAGATGGCCCTCTCCATCCCCGCGGTCAAGGGGGTGGAGATCGGCCCCGCCTTTGAGAACGCCATGAAGCGGGGCTCGGAGGTCCACGACCCCATCTACTGGAGCCCGGAAAGGGGCTTTCACCGCGAGACCAACCGGGCCGGGGGGCTGGAAGGGGGCATGACCACGGGGGAAGAGCTCGTCCTCCGCGCTGCCCTCAAGCCCATCGCCACCCTGATGCGGCCCCTTCCCACCGTGGACGTGGTGACCCACGAGCCCAAGGAAGCCGCCAGGGAGAGAAGCGACACCACCGCGGTCCCGGCGGCAAGCGTCATCCTCTGCGCCCTCTCGGCCATCGTCCTGGCCCAGGCCTACCTGGAGAAGTTCGGGGGGGACACCCTCGAGGAGGTCCAGGAGCGGGTGGCCCGCTACCGGGAGCGGGTGCGCGCCTACTGA
- a CDS encoding shikimate kinase: MARLEVPRPATFVSLTGFMGVGKSRIGRELSRALLLHFVDLDRYIERHTGISIPDIFRHLGEEAFRRMEKEAVKALLAKDFLVLSLGGGTFLDPENRHALLSRGPVVALWARPETILERATRKPGERPLLQVENPLERIRSLLEVRTPIYREAHIHVSTDGRRVEEVVEEIVAKLWAYAKAGRP; encoded by the coding sequence ATGGCCCGCCTCGAGGTGCCCCGCCCCGCCACCTTCGTGAGCCTCACCGGCTTCATGGGGGTGGGCAAAAGCCGCATCGGTAGGGAGCTTTCCCGGGCCCTCCTCCTGCACTTCGTTGACCTGGACCGCTACATAGAGCGCCACACGGGGATCTCCATCCCCGACATCTTCCGCCACCTGGGGGAGGAGGCCTTCCGGCGCATGGAAAAGGAGGCGGTGAAGGCCCTTCTGGCCAAGGACTTTCTCGTCCTCTCCCTGGGGGGGGGCACCTTCCTGGACCCCGAGAACCGCCACGCCCTTCTCTCCCGGGGGCCGGTGGTGGCCCTCTGGGCGCGCCCCGAGACCATCCTGGAGCGGGCCACCCGCAAACCGGGGGAGAGGCCCCTCCTCCAGGTGGAAAACCCCTTGGAGCGCATCCGGTCCCTCCTGGAGGTGCGGACCCCCATCTACCGGGAGGCCCACATCCACGTCTCCACCGACGGCAGGCGGGTGGAGGAGGTGGTGGAGGAGATCGTAGCTAAGCTCTGGGCCTATGCGAAGGCTGGACGTCCATAG
- a CDS encoding homoisocitrate dehydrogenase, whose product MAYRICLIEGDGIGHEVVPAARRVLEATGLPLEFVEAEAGWETFERRGTSVPEETVEKILSCHATLFGAATSPTRKVPGFFGAIRYLRRRLDLYANIRPAKSRPIPQSRPGVDLVIVRENTEGLYVEQERRYLDVAIADAVISKKASERIARAALRIAEGRPRKTLHIAHKANVLPLTQGLFLDTVKEVARDFPLVNVQDIIVDNCAMQLVMRPERFDVIVTTNLLGDILSDLTAGLVGGLGLAPSGNLGDTTAVFEPVHGSAPDIAGKGIANPTAAILSAAMMLDYLGEKEAARKVEKAVDLVLERGPRTPDLGGNATTEAFTQKVVEALQTL is encoded by the coding sequence ATGGCGTACCGCATCTGCTTGATTGAGGGGGACGGGATCGGCCACGAGGTGGTCCCGGCGGCGAGGAGGGTGCTGGAGGCCACGGGCCTCCCCCTGGAGTTCGTGGAGGCCGAGGCGGGCTGGGAGACCTTTGAGCGAAGAGGCACCTCCGTGCCCGAGGAAACCGTGGAAAAAATCCTTTCCTGCCACGCCACCCTCTTCGGGGCAGCCACGAGCCCCACGCGCAAGGTGCCGGGCTTCTTCGGGGCCATCCGCTACCTGAGGCGCAGGCTGGACCTCTACGCCAACATCCGCCCCGCCAAGAGCCGGCCCATTCCCCAAAGCCGCCCCGGCGTGGACCTCGTCATCGTCCGGGAGAACACCGAGGGGCTTTATGTGGAGCAGGAAAGGCGCTACCTGGACGTGGCCATCGCCGATGCCGTGATCTCCAAGAAGGCGAGCGAAAGGATCGCGCGGGCCGCCTTGAGGATCGCCGAGGGCCGCCCCCGGAAGACCCTCCACATCGCCCACAAGGCCAACGTCCTCCCCCTCACCCAGGGGCTTTTCCTGGACACGGTCAAGGAGGTGGCCAGGGACTTCCCCCTGGTCAACGTCCAGGACATCATCGTGGACAACTGCGCCATGCAGCTCGTGATGCGCCCCGAGCGCTTTGACGTCATCGTCACCACCAACCTCCTGGGAGACATCCTCTCCGACCTCACCGCCGGGCTCGTGGGCGGCCTGGGCCTTGCCCCCTCGGGGAACCTCGGGGACACCACCGCGGTCTTTGAGCCGGTGCACGGCTCCGCCCCCGACATCGCCGGGAAAGGCATCGCCAACCCCACGGCCGCCATCCTCTCCGCGGCCATGATGCTGGACTACCTGGGGGAGAAGGAGGCGGCGAGGAAGGTGGAGAAGGCGGTGGACCTGGTGCTGGAGAGGGGCCCCCGCACCCCAGACCTCGGGGGCAACGCCACCACGGAAGCCTTCACCCAGAAGGTGGTGGAGGCGCTGCAAACCCTTTAG
- the pilM gene encoding type IV pilus assembly protein PilM, with translation MFSGFSKLFKPRVEALGLEVGASSLKLVELSGQPPTLRALASRPLPPGTVVEGMVTEPQALAQEIRELLAEARTRKRYVVSAVPNSSVILRTLQVPKMPPKEMEEAVRWEAERYIPFPIDEVILDFAPLDPLAEVPEGEQVEVMVAAARQEAVASLIEALRGAGLIPVVLDVKPFAGLYPLEAELTQDPERVTVAVEIGAESTSLVLAKGDRPLAVRVLTLSGKDFTEAIGKSFGLDFLTAEEVKRTYGLATLPTEDEELLLDFDAERERYSPAKIYDAIRPVLVDLTQEIRRSLEFFRVQLGDVQPEAGYLYGGGSRLRGLATLLTDILGVSFTTPDPWQGIQADPRRFDPEKLKEMGPELIVPVGLALRGVSPLD, from the coding sequence GTGTTCTCAGGTTTTAGCAAGCTATTCAAACCTCGGGTAGAGGCCCTGGGGCTCGAGGTGGGGGCGTCCAGCCTGAAGCTGGTGGAGCTCTCGGGCCAACCCCCCACCTTGCGGGCCCTGGCCTCCCGCCCCCTGCCTCCGGGCACCGTGGTGGAGGGGATGGTCACGGAGCCCCAGGCCCTGGCCCAGGAGATCCGCGAGCTCCTGGCCGAGGCCCGCACCCGGAAGCGGTACGTGGTGAGCGCCGTGCCCAACTCCAGCGTGATCCTGCGCACCCTCCAGGTGCCCAAGATGCCCCCCAAGGAGATGGAGGAGGCGGTGCGCTGGGAGGCGGAGCGGTACATTCCCTTCCCCATAGACGAGGTGATCCTGGACTTCGCCCCCCTGGACCCGCTTGCCGAGGTGCCCGAGGGGGAGCAGGTGGAGGTCATGGTGGCCGCGGCCCGACAGGAGGCGGTGGCCTCCCTCATTGAGGCGCTGAGGGGGGCGGGCCTCATCCCGGTGGTGCTGGACGTGAAGCCCTTCGCCGGGCTCTACCCTCTGGAAGCGGAGCTCACCCAGGACCCCGAGCGGGTCACGGTGGCCGTGGAGATCGGCGCCGAGAGCACCAGCCTCGTCCTGGCCAAGGGGGACCGTCCCCTGGCCGTGCGCGTCCTGACCCTGTCCGGCAAGGACTTCACCGAGGCCATAGGAAAGAGCTTCGGCCTGGACTTCCTCACCGCCGAGGAGGTGAAGCGCACCTACGGCCTCGCCACCCTTCCCACCGAGGACGAGGAGCTCCTCCTGGACTTTGACGCCGAAAGGGAGCGGTACAGCCCCGCCAAAATCTACGACGCCATCCGCCCTGTCCTGGTGGACCTCACCCAGGAAATCCGGAGGAGCCTGGAGTTTTTCCGGGTGCAGCTCGGGGACGTTCAGCCCGAGGCGGGCTACCTCTACGGGGGCGGAAGCCGCCTGAGGGGCCTCGCCACCCTCCTCACGGACATCCTGGGGGTGAGCTTCACCACACCGGACCCTTGGCAGGGGATCCAGGCGGACCCCCGGCGCTTTGACCCCGAGAAGCTCAAGGAGATGGGGCCCGAACTCATCGTGCCCGTGGGCCTCGCCCTGAGGGGGGTGAGCCCCCTTGATTAG
- a CDS encoding type 4a pilus biogenesis protein PilO has translation MLARLGQREWALIAMALTLVVALLWYFLLIAPLRQETEAVRQEIATLIPERDRGRQAQRALPELRAAIATLQAERQAFLRALPKEERLAQVLSEILGEAQRSGVVVRSFTRSPTSAPVPEVRAVNLALSLEAPFPETFAYLRRLEGLSRFSSLSGLNLSVQGQSPNPPLATSLTLTLYMLAKDLEAQAPPKTGQGGGR, from the coding sequence GTGCTCGCTAGGTTGGGACAGCGGGAGTGGGCCCTCATCGCCATGGCCCTGACCCTAGTGGTGGCCCTCCTCTGGTACTTTCTCCTCATCGCCCCCTTGCGGCAGGAGACCGAGGCGGTGCGGCAGGAGATCGCGACCCTCATCCCCGAGCGGGACCGGGGCCGCCAGGCCCAGCGGGCCCTCCCCGAGCTCCGGGCGGCCATCGCCACCCTCCAGGCGGAAAGGCAGGCCTTCCTCCGGGCCCTGCCCAAGGAGGAGCGCCTCGCCCAGGTGCTCTCGGAGATCCTGGGGGAGGCCCAAAGGAGCGGGGTGGTGGTGCGCTCCTTCACCCGCTCCCCCACCTCGGCCCCGGTCCCGGAGGTGCGGGCGGTGAACCTGGCCCTTTCCCTCGAGGCCCCCTTCCCGGAGACCTTCGCCTACCTGCGGCGGCTGGAGGGCCTTTCCCGGTTCAGCTCCCTCTCCGGGCTCAACCTGAGCGTCCAAGGCCAAAGCCCCAACCCTCCCCTGGCCACCAGCCTCACCCTCACCCTCTACATGCTGGCCAAGGACCTCGAGGCCCAGGCCCCCCCCAAGACCGGGCAAGGAGGTGGACGGTGA
- a CDS encoding 3-dehydroquinate synthase, whose product MRRLDVHSPVPYPIVIGEGILKEVPAPEGPAALLFDRKVAGWAEEVAEALGVRHLLGLRGGEGAKRLQVYGKVLSWLAERGLPRNATLLVVGGGTLTDLGGFVAATYLRGIPYLAFPTTTLAVVDASVGGKTGINLPEGKNLVGAFHFPKGVYAELRALKTLPPFAFKEGLVEAFKHGLIAGDEALLEVEGLSPEHPGLEAYLARAVAVKVGITEKDPLEQGERRLLNLGHTLGHALEAKTRHALPHGAAVAYGLLFAALLGKALGGEDLLPPIRRLLGWLAPPPLPRLAFRDLLPYLLRDKKKVTESLHWVVPLAPGRLVVKPLPEGLLWEAFGLWQEELARLALLKG is encoded by the coding sequence ATGCGAAGGCTGGACGTCCATAGCCCCGTGCCCTACCCCATCGTGATCGGGGAAGGGATCCTGAAGGAGGTCCCTGCGCCGGAGGGCCCCGCCGCCCTTCTCTTTGACCGGAAGGTGGCGGGGTGGGCGGAGGAGGTGGCCGAGGCCCTGGGGGTGCGGCACCTCCTGGGCCTTCGGGGGGGAGAGGGGGCGAAACGCCTGCAGGTGTACGGCAAGGTCCTCTCCTGGCTTGCGGAACGGGGGCTTCCCCGGAACGCCACCCTCCTCGTGGTGGGGGGCGGCACCCTCACGGACCTCGGAGGCTTCGTGGCCGCCACCTACCTGAGGGGCATCCCCTACCTCGCCTTCCCCACCACCACCCTCGCCGTGGTGGACGCGAGCGTGGGGGGAAAGACCGGGATCAACCTCCCCGAGGGGAAGAACCTGGTGGGGGCTTTCCACTTCCCGAAGGGGGTCTACGCCGAGCTCCGGGCCCTTAAGACCCTTCCCCCCTTTGCCTTCAAGGAGGGGCTGGTGGAGGCCTTCAAGCACGGGCTCATCGCCGGGGACGAGGCCCTCCTGGAGGTGGAGGGGCTTTCCCCGGAGCACCCGGGCCTCGAGGCCTACCTGGCGAGGGCGGTGGCGGTGAAGGTGGGGATCACCGAGAAAGACCCTCTGGAGCAGGGGGAAAGGCGCCTGCTCAACCTCGGCCACACCCTGGGGCACGCCCTAGAGGCCAAAACCCGCCACGCCCTCCCCCACGGGGCGGCGGTGGCCTACGGCCTCCTCTTCGCCGCCCTTCTGGGAAAGGCCCTCGGGGGGGAAGACCTCCTGCCCCCCATCCGGCGCCTCCTCGGGTGGCTTGCCCCCCCTCCCCTGCCCCGCCTCGCCTTTAGGGACCTCCTTCCCTACCTCCTCCGGGACAAGAAGAAGGTCACGGAAAGCCTCCACTGGGTGGTCCCCTTGGCCCCGGGGAGGCTCGTGGTAAAGCCCCTCCCCGAAGGGCTCCTTTGGGAGGCCTTCGGCCTGTGGCAGGAGGAGCTTGCCCGCCTTGCGCTCCTAAAGGGCTAA
- a CDS encoding DUF5317 family protein, with translation MAYGTYRGLFRPEWAGPLAKALVLLLVGYGLSQNRHLKSLYAVLLGLLLNTLVIFANGGHMPVSLEALHRAGIADFEPILKSKGDAVHALLDEHTRLPFLGDVILLPPLRKVVSPGDALILLGIAGVVVEGALKAGRFRLSPRQAALRVLAFFLLVLGLLALRS, from the coding sequence CTGGCCTACGGCACGTATCGGGGGCTTTTCCGGCCCGAGTGGGCGGGTCCCCTCGCCAAGGCCCTGGTCCTCCTCCTGGTGGGGTACGGCCTCTCCCAGAACCGCCACCTCAAAAGCCTCTATGCGGTCCTTCTGGGCCTCCTCCTCAACACCCTCGTCATCTTCGCCAATGGAGGGCACATGCCGGTGAGCCTCGAGGCCCTCCACCGGGCGGGGATCGCGGATTTTGAGCCCATTCTAAAAAGCAAGGGGGACGCGGTCCACGCCCTTCTGGACGAGCACACCCGCCTCCCCTTCCTGGGGGACGTGATCCTCCTGCCCCCCTTGCGCAAGGTGGTGAGCCCCGGGGACGCCCTCATCCTCCTGGGGATCGCCGGGGTGGTGGTGGAGGGCGCGCTGAAGGCCGGGCGCTTCCGCCTGTCCCCGCGCCAGGCGGCCCTGAGGGTCCTGGCCTTTTTCCTTTTGGTCCTCGGCCTCCTCGCCCTCCGGAGTTGA
- a CDS encoding secretin N-terminal domain-containing protein, producing MALVALGLYALAGSLPNEPRFEAKVNLQVSESQLKAGLTLPLDVVLEALAKSVGLQPLIYRAFDPTGDPAKAQPPLPNVKLDFQGRPFREVWDLLFATYGTQYNLDYLLLPPDVVVVAPTQVITALVDAPSRAGAMERKPYLVGIPEIAYKRTETDAQGQTRTVVNLEGAKAWVQNDLLPFLSREAAGLNVNWIVVEEGGRLKAILSVLATPEQHARFSDILRRAGIDFRPLPALAQPKPRVERTYALNYATFPELLAFLQSQVPGAQVSVVPTDPKKAVVLATEEDHARLAELLKAADAPKTVRRVYALQNLTFEEAQARLKPFLEKELKAARLESVPGNPKALLLEATEADQAFFAEVLKAADVVSQAAPPKETTVRRLYPLRFADAEKVAPFLAREVPGIVVQTVPGQPVLSVRGTEKQLAEVESLLAQIDRAPEQGPPVFQRAYQLSNAKASELAKVLQEALQAQKAQAPQGEKPQAPPRQATVVADERTNTLIVTGTQEELALVEGLIPKLDQAVPQVALRVRIQEVQSNLTRSLGIKWNTIAGGNVVASILDSGLSLIFDATRSLAALNIVATLDALQRQGLSRALRDVNQTVLNNQTARLQSGETFLIRRVVGNQVERVPFDIGIIVEVTPQITADGQILLNLKAEVSGNVQRNPVDGDVDRFTKQVVTTTLRVKDGQTVVLGGLTSQENNQTVQGVPLLMDIPLIGELFKQRTGETTDRELLVVITADILKEAQRP from the coding sequence ATGGCCCTCGTCGCCTTAGGCCTTTACGCCCTGGCGGGAAGCCTCCCGAACGAGCCCCGCTTTGAAGCCAAGGTCAACCTTCAGGTATCGGAAAGCCAGCTCAAGGCCGGGCTCACCCTGCCCCTGGACGTGGTCCTGGAGGCCCTGGCCAAGAGCGTGGGCCTCCAGCCCCTCATCTACCGGGCCTTTGACCCCACGGGGGACCCGGCCAAGGCCCAGCCCCCCCTGCCCAACGTCAAGCTGGACTTCCAGGGCAGGCCCTTCCGGGAGGTGTGGGACCTCCTCTTCGCCACCTACGGCACCCAGTACAACCTGGACTACCTCCTCCTGCCCCCGGACGTGGTGGTGGTGGCCCCCACCCAGGTGATCACCGCCTTGGTGGACGCCCCGAGCCGCGCCGGGGCCATGGAGCGTAAGCCCTACCTCGTGGGCATTCCCGAGATCGCCTACAAGCGCACCGAAACCGATGCCCAGGGGCAGACCCGCACCGTGGTCAACCTTGAGGGCGCCAAGGCTTGGGTCCAGAACGACCTCCTCCCCTTCCTTTCCCGCGAGGCCGCCGGGCTCAACGTGAACTGGATCGTGGTGGAGGAAGGGGGAAGGCTCAAGGCCATCCTCTCGGTCCTCGCCACCCCCGAACAGCACGCCCGCTTCTCCGACATCCTAAGGCGGGCCGGGATTGACTTCCGTCCCCTCCCGGCCCTGGCCCAGCCCAAGCCGCGGGTGGAAAGGACCTATGCCCTCAACTACGCCACCTTCCCCGAGCTCCTCGCCTTCCTCCAGAGCCAGGTGCCCGGGGCCCAGGTGAGCGTGGTGCCCACCGATCCTAAAAAGGCGGTGGTGCTGGCCACCGAGGAGGACCATGCCCGCCTTGCCGAGCTCCTCAAGGCCGCCGACGCCCCCAAGACCGTGCGCCGGGTCTACGCCCTCCAGAACCTCACCTTTGAGGAGGCCCAGGCCCGCCTCAAGCCCTTCCTGGAGAAGGAGCTTAAGGCAGCCCGCCTGGAGAGCGTCCCCGGCAACCCCAAGGCCCTCCTCCTCGAGGCCACAGAGGCCGACCAGGCCTTCTTCGCCGAGGTCCTGAAGGCCGCCGACGTGGTGAGCCAGGCGGCCCCGCCCAAGGAAACCACCGTGCGGCGCCTCTACCCCTTGCGCTTCGCCGACGCCGAGAAGGTGGCCCCCTTCCTCGCCCGGGAGGTGCCGGGGATCGTGGTGCAGACCGTCCCGGGCCAGCCCGTCCTCTCGGTGCGGGGCACGGAGAAGCAGCTGGCCGAGGTGGAAAGCCTCCTCGCCCAGATTGACCGCGCCCCCGAGCAGGGGCCGCCCGTCTTCCAGCGGGCCTACCAGCTCTCCAACGCTAAGGCCAGCGAGCTCGCCAAGGTCCTCCAGGAGGCCCTGCAGGCACAGAAGGCCCAGGCCCCCCAAGGGGAAAAGCCCCAGGCGCCGCCCCGCCAGGCCACGGTGGTGGCGGATGAGCGCACCAACACCCTGATCGTGACGGGCACCCAGGAGGAGCTCGCCCTGGTGGAGGGCCTCATCCCCAAGCTGGACCAGGCGGTGCCCCAGGTGGCCTTGAGGGTGCGCATCCAGGAGGTGCAGTCCAACCTCACCCGCAGCCTCGGCATTAAGTGGAACACCATCGCCGGGGGAAACGTGGTGGCCAGCATCCTGGACTCGGGCCTCTCCCTCATCTTTGACGCCACCCGAAGCCTCGCCGCCCTCAACATCGTGGCCACCCTGGATGCCCTCCAGCGCCAGGGGCTTTCCCGGGCCCTGCGGGACGTGAACCAGACCGTGCTCAACAACCAGACCGCCCGGCTCCAGTCCGGCGAGACCTTCCTCATCCGCCGGGTGGTGGGCAACCAGGTGGAGCGGGTGCCCTTTGACATCGGCATCATCGTGGAGGTGACCCCGCAGATCACCGCCGACGGCCAGATCCTCCTCAACCTCAAGGCCGAGGTCTCGGGGAACGTCCAAAGGAACCCCGTGGACGGGGACGTGGACCGCTTCACCAAACAGGTGGTGACCACCACCCTAAGGGTCAAGGACGGCCAGACCGTGGTCCTGGGCGGCCTCACCTCCCAGGAGAACAACCAGACCGTCCAGGGGGTGCCCCTCCTCATGGACATCCCCTTGATCGGGGAGCTTTTCAAGCAGCGCACGGGGGAGACCACGGACCGGGAGCTCCTCGTGGTCATCACCGCCGACATCCTCAAGGAGGCGCAGAGGCCCTGA
- the acpS gene encoding holo-ACP synthase → MIVALGADLVEIARVERLFARHGERALRRLFHEEEAAYALARQNPFPSLAARLAAKEAFQKCWPEGLAWRDVWVGMEGKKPVLRFAPSLGRRLEEAGLLAHLTLSHERAYALAVVVLVKGRGEG, encoded by the coding sequence ATGATCGTGGCCCTGGGCGCTGACCTGGTGGAGATCGCCCGCGTGGAGAGGCTTTTCGCCCGCCACGGGGAAAGGGCCTTAAGGCGGCTTTTCCACGAGGAGGAGGCGGCCTACGCCCTCGCCCGCCAAAACCCCTTCCCGAGCCTCGCCGCCCGCCTCGCCGCCAAGGAGGCCTTCCAGAAGTGCTGGCCGGAAGGCCTCGCCTGGCGGGATGTCTGGGTGGGGATGGAAGGGAAAAAGCCCGTCCTCCGCTTCGCCCCTTCCCTGGGGAGACGCCTGGAAGAGGCGGGCCTCCTCGCCCACCTCACCCTAAGCCACGAGCGGGCCTACGCCCTCGCCGTGGTGGTCTTGGTCAAGGGACGAGGCGAAGGATAA